A window of Tautonia plasticadhaerens contains these coding sequences:
- a CDS encoding DUF1294 domain-containing protein — protein sequence MRGESRGVVVSFDRERGFGFIRSPALAEDAFVHASSVVGGEELRPGQQVRFLVEESDRGPRAVRVRPGRVGIPPALASIVAVIGPVGLATALLRVSGLPWASAWLVTINLATLSVWAWDKHRAVRDRRRVPESALLGLAALGGTIGAALGVLALGHKRRKPGILIGIAAFTAIQLIVVAILVTRP from the coding sequence ATGAGGGGCGAGTCTCGCGGGGTGGTCGTGTCGTTCGATCGGGAACGCGGCTTCGGCTTCATCCGCTCACCGGCCCTGGCCGAGGATGCGTTCGTGCACGCCTCCTCGGTGGTCGGCGGCGAAGAACTCCGGCCCGGCCAGCAGGTGCGGTTCCTCGTCGAGGAGTCAGACCGGGGGCCCCGGGCCGTCCGGGTCCGGCCCGGCAGGGTCGGCATCCCCCCTGCCCTGGCCTCGATCGTGGCGGTGATCGGCCCGGTCGGGCTCGCGACGGCCTTGCTCCGCGTCTCCGGTCTCCCCTGGGCGTCGGCCTGGCTCGTGACGATCAACCTGGCGACCCTCTCCGTCTGGGCCTGGGACAAGCATCGCGCCGTCCGGGATCGCCGACGGGTCCCCGAGTCGGCCCTGCTGGGCCTGGCGGCCCTCGGGGGCACCATCGGCGCCGCCCTGGGAGTCCTCGCACTCGGACACAAGCGTCGAAAGCCCGGGATCCTGATCGGGATCGCGGCCTTCACGGCGATCCAGCTGATCGTCGTCGCAATCCTGGTCACACGCCCTTGA
- a CDS encoding RNA polymerase sigma factor: METASDPPRAGDPAGSARASGRLDAETVADLFAEIGPEVYRFLLGMLRDSHQAQDALQATFAKAVERGHDARPDSLRGWLFRVAFREAIDQRRRGGRQRRLVRGLGWLRESADPGATRPTDPVVRAERIEAVRDALAGLPAAYLDVVNARIFEEKTFAQIAEERGLPLGTVLTRMRRALDRLSRRLRDEDEP, translated from the coding sequence ATGGAGACCGCCAGCGACCCGCCCCGGGCCGGAGATCCCGCCGGGTCGGCCCGAGCCTCGGGCCGCCTGGATGCCGAGACCGTCGCGGACCTCTTCGCGGAGATCGGCCCGGAGGTGTACCGCTTCCTGCTCGGGATGCTCCGGGATTCCCACCAGGCGCAGGACGCCCTGCAGGCCACCTTCGCCAAGGCGGTCGAGCGGGGGCACGACGCCCGGCCCGATTCGCTCCGAGGGTGGCTGTTCCGGGTCGCCTTCCGCGAGGCGATCGATCAGAGACGACGCGGCGGCCGTCAGCGCCGGCTGGTCCGGGGACTCGGGTGGCTCCGGGAGTCGGCCGACCCCGGGGCGACTCGGCCGACCGACCCCGTGGTGCGGGCCGAGCGGATCGAGGCCGTCCGGGACGCCCTCGCCGGCCTGCCAGCCGCCTATCTCGACGTGGTGAATGCCCGGATCTTCGAGGAAAAAACCTTCGCCCAAATCGCCGAGGAACGGGGGCTGCCCCTGGGGACCGTATTGACCCGGATGCGTCGGGCATTGGACCGGCTCTCCAGACGCCTCCGAGACGAGGACGAACCATGA
- a CDS encoding DUF1501 domain-containing protein: protein MATSRTCDGVRRRDFLKIGVLGGTGLSLPSFLRMAEAGDLKRGRATAAIHINLGGGPSHLDTFDPKPGAPEGIRGEFSTIATNVPGIGLSEHLPKMARCADKYTIFRGISHSLAAHDLGSKYLNTGNRPLPSLTFPGYGAVVSKELAAPADIPPFVAIPDTPQVAGYLGVEYAPFSTQSTPRAGQGFNVRGISLGGGLTVEEIDRRRDLLQSIDRTFAGFESSDLINGIDAFSQRAYDIISSPRSREAFDIGRESASVAGLFGEDPFSQSCLLASRLVEAGVRFVSINNGGWDTHQENFNRLRDRNLPALDGGLSGLFLALEQKGLLGSTLVFVCGEFGRTPKVNPRGGRDHYPRAMFVVMGGGGIAGGRVVGASDETGSGPAEGDGFAPDDIAATLYDRLGIDHSREYHTPTGRPVAIVRYGTPIAEALT from the coding sequence ATGGCCACGAGCCGGACCTGCGACGGCGTCCGTCGCCGCGACTTCCTCAAGATCGGCGTGCTGGGCGGCACTGGCCTGTCCCTTCCCTCCTTCCTCCGCATGGCAGAGGCGGGCGATCTGAAGCGGGGCAGGGCGACCGCCGCGATCCACATCAACCTCGGCGGCGGGCCGTCCCACCTGGATACGTTCGACCCGAAGCCGGGGGCGCCGGAGGGGATCCGGGGTGAGTTCTCGACCATCGCCACCAACGTGCCCGGCATCGGACTTTCCGAGCACCTGCCGAAAATGGCTCGGTGTGCCGACAAGTACACGATCTTCCGAGGAATCAGCCACTCGCTGGCGGCACACGACCTCGGCTCGAAGTACCTGAATACGGGGAACCGGCCGTTGCCCTCCCTCACCTTCCCGGGGTACGGGGCGGTAGTGAGCAAGGAGCTGGCCGCTCCGGCCGACATCCCGCCGTTCGTGGCGATCCCCGACACGCCCCAGGTCGCCGGGTACCTCGGCGTCGAGTACGCGCCGTTCAGCACCCAGTCGACCCCGCGGGCCGGACAGGGGTTCAACGTCCGGGGGATCTCGCTGGGAGGTGGGCTGACGGTGGAGGAGATCGACCGCCGCCGAGATCTCCTGCAGAGCATCGACCGGACCTTCGCCGGCTTCGAGTCGAGCGATCTGATCAATGGCATCGACGCCTTCTCGCAGCGGGCCTATGACATCATCAGCTCCCCCCGATCCCGGGAGGCGTTCGACATTGGCAGGGAGTCCGCGTCGGTGGCGGGGCTCTTCGGCGAAGATCCCTTCTCGCAAAGCTGCCTCCTCGCCTCCCGGCTGGTCGAGGCCGGAGTCCGGTTCGTGAGCATCAATAACGGCGGCTGGGATACGCACCAGGAGAATTTCAACCGCTTGCGGGATCGCAACCTCCCGGCGCTCGACGGCGGGCTCTCCGGCCTGTTCCTTGCCCTGGAGCAGAAGGGTCTGCTGGGGTCGACGCTCGTGTTCGTTTGCGGGGAGTTCGGCCGGACGCCGAAGGTCAATCCGCGGGGCGGCCGGGATCACTACCCGAGGGCGATGTTCGTCGTCATGGGAGGCGGCGGGATCGCCGGCGGCCGCGTGGTCGGCGCCAGCGACGAGACCGGTTCCGGCCCCGCCGAGGGCGATGGATTCGCCCCCGATGACATCGCGGCCACTCTTTACGACCGACTCGGGATCGACCACTCCAGGGAGTATCACACCCCCACCGGGCGACCGGTGGCGATCGTCCGGTACGGCACCCCGATCGCCGAGGCCCTGACCTGA
- a CDS encoding metallophosphoesterase family protein, producing the protein MPRFLHAADIHLDSPMCGLERYDGAPIDRIRTGTRRALERLVNLAIEQRVDFVLIAGDLYDGDWRDYNTGLFLRRTLGRLSEAGIPVYIIAGNHDAENRMTRSLSMPEGVKLLATDRPETVRVDSLDVAVHGQGFATPAVTIDLSASYPDPVRGCLNVGMLHTCVAGAEGHERYAPCAVDGLRAKGYDYWALGHIHLRHEVHDDPPIAFPGNLQGRHVRETGPKGCLIVDLEPGQGARSTFHRLDVMRWEVLDLDASGLSHPDDLLGRAAQAFREIIDLEDDPDRLIAVRVRVLGASAWHDRFMADGGRWINEIRAQGLDAGGDRLWVERVKLATRPPTRPDDDGGDGPIDALMRLVDSYRADDDRLRELAGRLSELRRKLPPEFSSGDDAVCLDDPDWLREMLDRVGPMLIHRLRAAREPLS; encoded by the coding sequence ATGCCGAGGTTCCTCCATGCCGCCGACATCCACCTGGATAGCCCGATGTGCGGCCTGGAACGCTACGACGGCGCGCCGATCGACCGGATCCGCACCGGAACGCGGAGGGCTTTGGAGCGATTGGTCAACCTGGCGATCGAACAGCGAGTCGATTTCGTCCTGATCGCGGGCGACCTCTATGACGGGGACTGGCGTGACTACAACACCGGCCTGTTCCTCCGACGCACGCTCGGGAGGCTGAGCGAGGCTGGAATCCCGGTCTACATCATCGCCGGCAATCACGACGCCGAGAACCGGATGACCCGATCCCTCTCGATGCCTGAGGGGGTGAAGTTGCTCGCCACCGACCGGCCGGAGACCGTGCGGGTCGATTCCCTGGATGTGGCGGTCCACGGCCAAGGCTTCGCCACCCCAGCGGTCACCATCGACCTTTCGGCGAGCTACCCCGATCCGGTGCGGGGCTGCCTGAACGTCGGCATGCTTCACACCTGCGTCGCCGGGGCGGAGGGGCACGAACGTTACGCCCCCTGCGCCGTCGATGGACTGAGGGCGAAGGGTTATGACTACTGGGCACTTGGCCATATCCACCTCCGTCACGAGGTCCATGACGATCCCCCCATCGCCTTCCCCGGGAACCTCCAGGGACGCCACGTCCGAGAGACCGGCCCGAAGGGCTGCCTGATCGTGGACCTGGAACCCGGCCAGGGTGCCCGATCGACGTTCCACCGGCTCGACGTCATGCGCTGGGAAGTCCTGGATCTTGACGCCTCGGGACTCTCCCATCCGGACGACCTCCTCGGCCGGGCCGCGCAGGCGTTCCGGGAGATCATCGACCTGGAAGACGACCCCGACCGGCTGATCGCCGTCCGGGTCCGGGTGCTCGGCGCCTCGGCGTGGCACGACCGATTCATGGCCGATGGGGGCCGATGGATCAACGAGATCCGGGCCCAGGGCCTCGACGCGGGTGGCGACCGCCTCTGGGTCGAGCGAGTCAAGCTCGCCACCCGGCCGCCGACCCGCCCCGACGACGACGGCGGTGACGGGCCGATCGACGCACTGATGCGACTGGTCGACTCCTATCGGGCCGATGACGATCGGCTTCGGGAACTTGCCGGGCGGCTCTCCGAGCTTCGCCGCAAGCTCCCCCCCGAGTTTTCTTCCGGGGACGACGCCGTCTGCCTCGACGATCCCGACTGGCTCCGGGAGATGCTCGACCGCGTCGGGCCGATGCTCATCCATCGGCTTCGAGCCGCCAGGGAGCCACTCTCATGA
- a CDS encoding FHA domain-containing serine/threonine-protein kinase, protein MKAELRVTSGPHQGRTFVFDRHATFVVGRASDAQCPMPDDPFLSRHHFLVEVNPPVFSVRDLGSTNGIRVNGVRVESTRLNDGDAITAGNSAFEVAIESSGLIPVSCRGCGTPAPPDLTISARPDEPVEWYCPACASRRRRFPRPPRGYWIERWIGGGGMGEVFLARWEADNRPVALKVMMPTVAASERARAYFLREMNVLRNLRHRNIVAFFEAFEDEGQFQLLMEYVDGKGANRWVETLPEAPPISSIASIGVQLLQALDHAHGKGFVHRDIKPSNVLVMGGARRPLVKLSDFGLAKNFRDEAGFNGLTTEGDFGGSMGFLSPDHIRDFREVKWPADIYSAGATLYHLLTGHYPFLDFDPKNADAITKTLEHPTVPLRAHRPDAPDALDRILRRSLEKSPKDRWPSASAMAEALQPFAADPLSSSGPLPPAPPPGASRPSRAPTGP, encoded by the coding sequence ATGAAAGCCGAACTGCGCGTCACCTCCGGGCCGCATCAGGGGCGGACCTTCGTCTTCGACCGCCACGCGACCTTCGTCGTCGGCCGGGCCTCCGACGCGCAGTGCCCGATGCCCGACGACCCCTTCCTCTCCCGTCATCACTTCCTCGTCGAGGTCAACCCCCCCGTCTTCTCGGTCCGGGACCTGGGCAGCACCAACGGCATCCGGGTCAACGGGGTCCGGGTCGAGAGCACCAGGCTCAACGACGGCGACGCGATCACCGCCGGCAACAGCGCCTTCGAAGTCGCCATCGAGTCCTCCGGCCTGATCCCGGTCTCCTGCCGGGGCTGCGGGACCCCCGCGCCCCCGGATCTGACCATCTCCGCCCGCCCGGACGAGCCGGTCGAGTGGTACTGCCCCGCCTGCGCCTCGCGGCGACGCCGATTCCCCCGGCCTCCCCGGGGCTACTGGATCGAGCGCTGGATCGGCGGCGGCGGCATGGGGGAGGTCTTCCTCGCCCGATGGGAGGCGGACAACCGCCCCGTCGCCCTGAAGGTGATGATGCCGACCGTCGCCGCCAGCGAGCGGGCCCGCGCCTACTTCCTCCGGGAGATGAACGTCCTCCGCAACCTCCGCCACCGCAACATCGTGGCCTTCTTCGAGGCGTTCGAGGACGAGGGCCAGTTCCAGTTGCTGATGGAATACGTGGACGGGAAGGGGGCCAATCGATGGGTCGAAACCCTCCCGGAGGCGCCACCGATTTCCTCGATCGCCTCGATCGGGGTGCAGTTGCTCCAGGCCCTCGATCATGCCCATGGCAAGGGATTCGTCCACCGGGACATCAAGCCCTCCAACGTCCTGGTCATGGGGGGGGCCCGCCGCCCCCTGGTCAAGCTCTCCGACTTCGGCCTCGCCAAGAATTTCCGGGATGAAGCCGGCTTCAACGGCCTGACCACCGAGGGGGACTTCGGCGGCTCGATGGGCTTCCTCTCGCCCGATCACATCCGGGACTTCCGCGAGGTCAAGTGGCCGGCCGACATCTATAGCGCCGGTGCCACCCTGTATCACCTGCTCACCGGCCACTACCCCTTCCTCGACTTCGACCCGAAGAACGCCGACGCGATCACCAAGACGCTGGAGCATCCCACCGTCCCCCTCCGAGCCCACCGGCCCGACGCCCCGGATGCCCTCGACCGCATCCTCCGCAGGTCGCTCGAGAAGAGCCCCAAGGACCGTTGGCCTTCGGCCTCCGCCATGGCGGAGGCGTTGCAACCCTTCGCCGCCGATCCCCTCTCCTCGTCCGGCCCCCTCCCGCCGGCCCCTCCCCCGGGCGCGTCGAGGCCCTCCCGGGCGCCCACCGGCCCCTGA
- a CDS encoding DUF1549 and DUF1553 domain-containing protein, with protein MIRSLAASLAVLLVTTSGGPTGRAADALPPASARFAEPVATEEVPDFQRHVLPLMGRLGCNGRACHGSFQGQGGFRLSLFGYDFESDHEALLAGGDGRVAVEVPERSMILEKPTLTRPHEGGQLLEYGTWQYEMIRRWIEGGAEPAAREAAFDRLEVIPAEVVFSGDRQSIPLKAIAHWSDGTSEDVTCLTRFQSNDDSIAEVDPEGVVTSVGAGDTYVIASYDNGVVGTQVIRPVADRGETDDPEFASPTEVDRHIAAKLGKLGIVPSEVCTDAEFLRRVSLDLTGSLPAPDEVRAFVADEAPEKRSRKVDEVLERPTYAAWWTNLLCDITGASPDNLRGLAAGNEMARHWYEWIYERVEGNTPYDELVSGIVLGTSREPGQDYDDYLRDTAALYRARDPVEFADRDSMPYFWARRNLRQPEEKALAFSYAFLGVRLECAQCHKHPFDQWTQDDFNQFTAFFRPISYGINPAERDRVRALEEEIGIAGRPGGEKRREIAKRLRMGEIVPFEEVYIVGSRMRSERKGSASRSRGGRVFTPRVLGGDEVTLTGYSDPREPLMEWLRGPENPYFAQAFVNRVWENSFGRGIIDPPDDMNLANPPSNPALLDSLTRGFISSGYDMKWLHREIANSLAYQRSWRPNETNRLDDRNFSRAVVRRLPAEVLLDAVSQVTAEPGELAAFAVNADERSFGPRQRAGGGRGRGDYAGRVFGRSTRDTNCDCSRSDEPNLLQLIYLQNDRELHAALDRRDGWVRSLARVADDSSTPAMLVEEAFLRTLSREPDAAELASSLRYFEGSKDARDGLRGLIWALMNTKEFMTNH; from the coding sequence ATGATCCGATCCCTCGCCGCGTCCCTGGCCGTCCTGCTCGTGACGACCTCGGGAGGGCCGACGGGCCGGGCCGCCGACGCCCTGCCGCCCGCCTCCGCCCGATTCGCCGAGCCGGTGGCCACGGAGGAGGTGCCGGACTTCCAGAGGCACGTCCTCCCATTGATGGGCCGGCTTGGCTGCAACGGGAGGGCGTGTCACGGCTCGTTCCAGGGGCAGGGGGGCTTCCGCCTCTCGCTGTTCGGATACGACTTCGAGTCCGACCACGAGGCGCTCTTGGCGGGGGGGGATGGCCGGGTCGCCGTCGAGGTCCCCGAGCGAAGCATGATCCTGGAGAAGCCCACCCTCACCCGGCCCCACGAGGGCGGCCAGTTGCTCGAATACGGCACCTGGCAATACGAGATGATTCGTCGATGGATCGAAGGCGGCGCCGAGCCCGCCGCCCGGGAGGCCGCATTCGATCGACTCGAGGTCATCCCCGCCGAGGTCGTCTTCTCGGGGGACCGGCAGTCGATCCCCTTGAAGGCGATCGCCCACTGGTCCGACGGCACGTCCGAGGACGTGACTTGCCTGACCCGATTCCAGTCGAACGACGATTCGATCGCCGAGGTCGATCCCGAGGGGGTCGTCACGAGCGTCGGGGCGGGGGACACCTACGTGATCGCCTCCTACGACAACGGCGTGGTGGGGACGCAGGTGATCCGGCCCGTGGCCGATCGGGGCGAGACGGACGACCCGGAATTCGCCTCACCGACGGAGGTCGATCGGCACATCGCCGCCAAGCTGGGGAAGCTCGGTATCGTCCCCTCCGAGGTCTGCACCGACGCGGAGTTCCTCCGCCGAGTCAGCCTGGACCTGACCGGCTCCCTGCCGGCCCCCGACGAGGTCCGGGCCTTCGTCGCCGACGAGGCCCCCGAGAAGCGATCGAGGAAGGTCGACGAGGTGCTCGAGCGGCCGACCTACGCCGCGTGGTGGACGAATCTGCTCTGCGACATCACCGGCGCCTCTCCGGACAACCTCCGTGGCCTGGCCGCCGGGAACGAGATGGCCCGGCACTGGTACGAGTGGATTTACGAGCGAGTCGAGGGGAACACCCCGTACGACGAATTGGTCTCCGGCATCGTCCTCGGCACGAGCCGGGAGCCGGGGCAGGACTACGACGACTATCTTCGAGATACCGCCGCCCTCTATCGGGCCAGGGATCCGGTCGAGTTCGCCGACCGCGACTCGATGCCCTATTTCTGGGCCAGGAGGAACCTCCGGCAGCCGGAGGAGAAGGCGCTGGCCTTCAGCTACGCCTTCCTCGGCGTCCGGCTCGAGTGCGCCCAGTGCCACAAGCACCCGTTCGACCAGTGGACCCAGGACGACTTCAACCAGTTCACCGCCTTCTTCCGGCCGATCTCCTACGGCATCAACCCCGCGGAGCGGGACCGCGTGAGGGCGCTGGAGGAGGAGATCGGCATCGCCGGCAGGCCGGGCGGCGAGAAGCGTCGGGAGATCGCGAAACGCCTGAGGATGGGAGAGATCGTCCCGTTCGAAGAGGTCTACATCGTCGGATCCCGCATGAGGTCCGAGCGGAAAGGCTCCGCGTCACGATCCCGGGGGGGGCGGGTCTTCACGCCGCGAGTGCTCGGCGGCGACGAGGTCACGCTGACCGGATATTCCGACCCCCGGGAGCCGCTCATGGAGTGGCTGCGGGGCCCTGAGAACCCGTATTTTGCCCAGGCATTCGTCAATCGGGTCTGGGAGAACTCCTTCGGCCGGGGGATCATCGACCCCCCCGACGACATGAACCTCGCCAACCCTCCGAGCAACCCGGCCCTGCTGGATTCCCTGACCCGAGGGTTCATCTCCAGTGGGTACGACATGAAGTGGCTTCACCGGGAGATCGCCAACAGCCTTGCGTACCAGCGGAGCTGGCGGCCGAACGAGACGAACCGGCTCGACGACCGGAATTTCAGCCGGGCCGTCGTGCGCCGCCTGCCGGCCGAGGTGCTGCTCGACGCCGTCTCCCAGGTCACGGCCGAGCCCGGGGAGTTGGCCGCTTTTGCCGTCAACGCCGACGAGCGTTCCTTCGGGCCCCGGCAGCGGGCTGGGGGCGGACGGGGCAGGGGGGACTACGCAGGGCGTGTCTTCGGCCGGTCGACCCGAGACACCAATTGCGATTGCAGCCGGTCCGACGAGCCGAACCTGCTCCAGCTCATCTACCTCCAGAACGACCGGGAACTCCATGCCGCACTCGACCGACGCGACGGCTGGGTGAGATCGCTGGCCCGCGTGGCCGACGACTCCTCGACGCCCGCCATGCTCGTCGAGGAGGCCTTCCTCCGGACCCTCTCCCGAGAGCCCGACGCGGCCGAGTTGGCCTCCTCGCTCCGTTATTTCGAGGGGTCGAAGGACGCGAGGGACGGGCTCCGAGGCCTGATCTGGGCCCTGATGAACACCAAGGAATTCATGACGAACCATTGA
- a CDS encoding cysteine desulfurase family protein has product MRPIYLDHNASAPLDPEVLEAMRPHWLAPGNPGSRHGLARGPRRALDQARETIARILNAEPSEVVFTSGGTEANNLAIFGLAGGIGGRGGAGSLVSSPIEHPAVAEPVSRLEAEGYEVGRGVVSSDGRVTIGSMLDRIDPGTRLATLILAHNETGVLQDVALLADQAGVPVHTDAVQAVGRIPVDFKRLGVATLAASAHKFHGPVGVGVLLVRTGCRMEPMLLGGGQQGGRRPGTQAVALAVGMAAALGRWHREAGARIERWLALKRRLEGAIVAGLGRDAVVTTGPIGPGATLPQTLHLGFPGLDGDALLMQLDLAGVSASLGSACASGSTSASPSLVAMGVPADRLRSSVRFSMGAGTTEDEVDEAARRVVAVVRGVAEAGGGIPGLPGRPRE; this is encoded by the coding sequence ATGAGGCCGATCTATCTCGACCACAACGCCTCCGCACCGCTCGACCCGGAGGTCCTGGAGGCGATGCGGCCCCACTGGCTGGCCCCGGGAAATCCAGGGAGTCGCCACGGCCTGGCGAGGGGTCCGAGGCGGGCGCTCGACCAGGCCCGGGAGACAATCGCCCGGATTCTGAACGCCGAGCCGTCGGAGGTCGTCTTCACCTCCGGGGGCACGGAGGCGAACAATCTGGCGATCTTCGGGCTGGCCGGGGGGATTGGGGGACGAGGGGGAGCAGGAAGCCTCGTCTCCAGCCCGATCGAGCACCCGGCGGTGGCCGAGCCGGTGTCCCGGCTCGAGGCCGAGGGATACGAGGTCGGTCGGGGCGTCGTGTCTTCGGACGGCCGAGTGACGATCGGGTCGATGCTCGACCGGATCGATCCGGGGACGAGGCTGGCGACCCTGATCCTGGCCCACAACGAGACGGGGGTGCTCCAGGACGTGGCGCTGCTCGCCGATCAGGCCGGGGTGCCGGTCCATACGGACGCGGTCCAGGCGGTCGGGCGGATCCCCGTGGATTTCAAGCGACTGGGCGTGGCGACGCTGGCGGCGAGCGCCCACAAATTCCACGGCCCGGTGGGGGTGGGGGTGCTCCTGGTCCGGACCGGGTGCCGGATGGAGCCGATGCTCCTCGGGGGGGGACAGCAGGGCGGCCGGAGGCCGGGGACGCAGGCGGTGGCCCTGGCGGTCGGGATGGCGGCGGCGCTGGGGCGTTGGCATCGCGAGGCCGGGGCCCGGATCGAGCGATGGCTCGCCTTAAAGCGACGGCTCGAGGGGGCGATCGTGGCCGGGCTGGGGCGGGACGCGGTCGTGACGACCGGCCCGATCGGGCCGGGGGCCACGCTGCCCCAGACCTTGCACCTGGGCTTCCCGGGGCTGGACGGGGACGCGTTACTGATGCAACTGGACCTGGCGGGGGTGTCGGCCTCCCTGGGCTCGGCGTGCGCCAGCGGCTCGACCTCCGCCTCCCCCAGCCTGGTGGCGATGGGGGTGCCGGCCGACCGCTTGCGGTCGTCGGTCCGGTTCAGCATGGGAGCCGGGACGACCGAGGACGAGGTGGATGAGGCGGCCCGTCGGGTGGTCGCCGTGGTGCGGGGGGTGGCCGAGGCCGGGGGGGGCATCCCCGGCCTCCCCGGCCGTCCCCGGGAGTGA
- a CDS encoding AMP-binding protein: protein MPASWSSLGRAFVCSARHRAGAPAFADSTGAALSYRQALIKALALGRVLERVIGPARNVGVLLPPTCAGAVTNLALTLRGRVPVNLNYTANQESVDSAVDQAQITHVLSSKRMLDRIPLRPKGQLVVLEDVAKLVGPLDKAWAASVALLIPISAMGSVLPGLKHEDLDAPATIIFTSGSTGQPKGVVLTHRNILSNARQIESHIHLTPADVVLGILPFFHSFGFTVPLWTVACIGLKGVYHTNPLDAQVIAKLTREHKATVILATPTFVRGYLKRCKKEDFSSVRLLVLGAEKLKPELAGQIREAWGIDPLEGYGCTETGPVVSVNSPYERKATDGRPVPGNRPGTVGQPMPGTTIKTIDPETGADLPPGREGIICVKGPQIMPGYLDRPDATSEVLQSGWYSTGDLGLVDPDGFLSITDRLSRFSKVAGEMVPHGVVESAINEAAGGGGDQVAVVTSLPDPKRGERLVVLHTPGLAMSPQDVARRLQSGTLPKLWIPSADDFVAVEEIPVLGSGKLDLRRLREIARERLGG, encoded by the coding sequence ATGCCGGCGTCCTGGAGTTCCCTCGGCCGGGCCTTCGTCTGCTCGGCCCGGCACCGCGCGGGTGCCCCCGCGTTCGCCGACAGCACCGGTGCGGCCTTGAGCTACCGGCAGGCACTGATCAAAGCACTGGCGCTGGGCCGGGTCCTGGAGCGGGTGATCGGGCCGGCCAGGAACGTCGGCGTGCTCTTGCCGCCGACCTGTGCCGGGGCCGTCACCAATCTCGCGCTGACGCTCCGAGGTCGAGTGCCCGTGAACCTGAACTACACGGCCAATCAGGAATCCGTCGACTCGGCGGTCGACCAGGCGCAGATCACCCATGTCCTCTCGTCGAAGCGGATGCTCGACCGCATCCCCCTGCGGCCGAAGGGCCAGCTCGTCGTCTTGGAGGACGTCGCCAAGCTCGTCGGCCCGCTCGACAAGGCATGGGCGGCGAGCGTCGCCCTGCTGATACCGATCTCCGCGATGGGGTCGGTCCTGCCCGGCCTGAAGCATGAGGATCTCGATGCCCCGGCGACGATCATCTTCACGTCGGGCTCGACCGGACAGCCCAAGGGCGTCGTGCTGACGCACCGCAACATCCTGTCCAACGCCCGGCAGATCGAATCCCACATCCACCTGACGCCGGCCGACGTGGTCCTCGGCATCCTGCCGTTCTTCCACTCCTTCGGCTTCACGGTGCCGCTCTGGACCGTCGCCTGCATCGGCCTGAAGGGGGTCTATCACACCAACCCGCTCGACGCGCAGGTGATCGCCAAGCTGACGAGGGAGCACAAGGCGACGGTCATCCTCGCCACCCCGACCTTCGTCCGGGGCTACCTGAAGCGGTGCAAGAAGGAAGACTTCTCCTCGGTCCGGCTGCTCGTGCTCGGGGCCGAGAAGCTCAAGCCGGAGCTGGCCGGCCAGATCCGGGAGGCGTGGGGGATCGACCCCCTGGAGGGCTACGGGTGCACCGAGACCGGCCCGGTCGTCTCGGTCAACAGCCCGTACGAACGCAAGGCGACCGACGGTCGCCCCGTCCCCGGGAATCGCCCCGGGACGGTAGGCCAGCCGATGCCCGGCACGACGATCAAGACGATCGATCCCGAAACCGGGGCGGATCTCCCCCCAGGTCGCGAGGGGATCATCTGCGTCAAGGGCCCCCAGATCATGCCCGGTTATCTCGACCGGCCCGACGCCACGTCGGAGGTGCTCCAGTCCGGCTGGTACTCGACCGGTGACCTCGGCCTGGTCGACCCCGACGGCTTCCTCTCGATCACCGACCGGCTCAGCCGCTTCTCCAAGGTCGCCGGCGAGATGGTCCCGCATGGCGTCGTCGAGTCGGCCATCAATGAGGCCGCCGGTGGGGGGGGGGACCAGGTCGCCGTCGTCACCTCGTTGCCCGACCCGAAGCGCGGGGAGCGACTGGTCGTCCTGCACACCCCCGGCCTGGCCATGTCGCCCCAGGACGTGGCCCGACGACTCCAATCGGGCACCCTCCCGAAACTCTGGATCCCCTCGGCCGACGACTTCGTCGCCGTCGAAGAGATCCCGGTGCTGGGGTCCGGGAAGCTCGACCTCCGACGGCTCCGGGAGATCGCCCGGGAGCGCCTCGGGGGCTGA